One Roseburia rectibacter DNA window includes the following coding sequences:
- a CDS encoding 5' nucleotidase, NT5C type, with protein MLTYGIDWDDVISDLNTHAITLANKEHALNLKLEDINSWENVGKASIIKQYYQDERIYRMQTVTDEAKNFIHELQKKGKVYIITAIAPQFMSLRAEQILTAFPDFPEQNIIMGFQKSLVRFDVTLDDGPHNILKSCAKYPVLMRRPWNDSLSGILSVNHYGEFLQLIDQIKESMLLDKKPVSFPSVIALVGPSGSGKNELAKRLEKAGAGKIVHSYTTGTADGFHQRLSAEEFKNKKNDFVTVTVYAGNKYGILASDIAKMIEDGINPIVPLDIGGAIAMKRLFSTAILFCRSSREKMISNILKKSISNQEKMYRLLSLENEIDNEELCDFSIRTDNMEEAIEQVRMLLSIEKIDRK; from the coding sequence ATGCTGACTTATGGAATTGACTGGGATGATGTGATTTCTGATCTGAATACACATGCAATTACGCTTGCAAATAAGGAACATGCCTTGAATCTGAAATTAGAAGATATCAATTCATGGGAAAATGTCGGTAAGGCATCGATCATCAAGCAGTACTATCAGGACGAACGGATTTATCGTATGCAGACAGTGACGGATGAAGCCAAAAATTTCATACATGAACTGCAGAAAAAAGGGAAAGTATATATTATTACAGCAATTGCACCGCAGTTTATGAGCCTGCGCGCAGAACAGATTCTGACAGCATTTCCTGATTTCCCGGAACAGAATATTATTATGGGATTCCAGAAATCGCTGGTTCGTTTTGATGTTACGTTAGATGATGGACCGCATAATATTCTTAAAAGTTGTGCTAAATATCCGGTTTTAATGCGCCGCCCATGGAATGATTCACTTAGCGGCATTCTATCTGTAAATCATTATGGGGAATTTTTGCAGTTAATAGATCAGATCAAAGAGTCAATGCTGTTAGATAAAAAGCCGGTTTCATTTCCGTCTGTGATAGCATTGGTCGGACCGTCTGGTTCCGGCAAAAATGAACTTGCCAAAAGGTTAGAAAAAGCAGGAGCAGGAAAGATTGTTCATTCGTATACGACAGGAACAGCAGATGGGTTCCATCAGAGACTTTCGGCTGAAGAGTTTAAAAATAAAAAAAATGATTTTGTAACAGTAACCGTGTATGCCGGAAATAAATATGGTATCCTGGCGTCTGATATTGCAAAAATGATCGAAGATGGGATTAATCCGATCGTGCCGCTTGATATCGGTGGTGCAATAGCTATGAAACGATTGTTTTCAACAGCCATATTGTTTTGCAGGAGCAGTCGTGAAAAAATGATTTCCAATATTTTAAAAAAAAGTATCAGTAATCAGGAAAAAATGTACCGTCTATTATCATTGGAAAATGAAATTGACAATGAAGAACTCTGTGACTTCTCTATACGGACAGATAATATGGAAGAAGCTATTGAACAGGTAAGGATGCTTTTGTCAATAGAGAAAATAGATAGAAAGTAA
- a CDS encoding SpoIID/LytB domain-containing protein, whose protein sequence is MKKRNIPKISAVILGVLICVFIGVLINKLKENYDPEVFSEDYISIDEVKQELAFTVYSKDEWDDWFSDRKQEYLTQSVLDELLKKLGVSEQIDFVVKRKNSAIPRTEWNQIYEQILGFLDMEQSVTKESLLVLNSLELDDQTVLVTNQGDYYTRLQNTYFTNWMAYEIYIRENQCIGIAQVSRQGQTVENVYLKSCQREQICFLFAGAVYEIELNDDQISCEPGVCDLVFTDGTLTAIKTKQDFIQGQMLSYDDSEIEIEDYGRIHHNGKLPVYQTYGDVSEKSISDVVLGNMDVAYVTAGKEVCAILILQPADIKNIRVLLLADDGTNVRKDIYLKCSVKAVVTCGDETKNTEPDELLHPADALTDTSGKTYVLKPETEDGRIYLCDQNGTATSNGYFGTIEVRNTENGYTVVNELPLEEYLSAVVPSEMPSNFSAEALKAQAVCARSYAYIQLMRADLAAYGAHINDSTSYQVYNKVEQTKESVAAVDATCDQVMTWMGKVVEAYYFSTSMGYTDTAEIWNVDDPADYGYLKKTCLNQTDAGMDLSDETTFTRYIKGNADGYDSDIRYYRWSATADLSDKTEQVNEILSARHSISPQNVLYYESDGTTEMDVSDAGKKMGDITGMSVEARSGSGSILTLNLAYEHGVVKVKTEYNIRKILGCMIEKIVYADATESENMTMLPSAFSTIEKQEDGTYLLSGGGYGHGLGMSQNGANGMAKAGMNYLDILNYFYQDIKIETIGEMEGKKTL, encoded by the coding sequence GTGAAAAAAAGAAATATACCTAAAATTTCAGCAGTCATACTGGGAGTTTTAATTTGTGTTTTTATAGGTGTACTTATAAACAAACTGAAAGAGAATTATGATCCGGAAGTTTTTTCGGAAGATTATATCAGTATTGATGAAGTAAAACAGGAACTGGCTTTTACCGTGTATTCAAAGGATGAATGGGACGACTGGTTTTCAGACAGGAAACAGGAGTATCTGACACAGTCAGTGCTGGATGAACTGTTAAAAAAACTGGGTGTTTCAGAACAGATTGATTTTGTGGTAAAAAGAAAAAACTCAGCCATCCCGCGTACAGAATGGAATCAGATATATGAGCAGATACTTGGATTTCTTGATATGGAACAGAGCGTGACAAAAGAGTCTTTGCTTGTGTTAAATAGTCTGGAGCTGGATGATCAGACGGTTCTTGTAACGAATCAGGGTGACTATTATACCAGATTACAAAATACATATTTTACAAACTGGATGGCATATGAGATTTATATAAGAGAGAATCAGTGCATTGGCATTGCACAGGTATCCAGACAGGGACAAACGGTCGAGAATGTATATTTAAAATCCTGCCAGAGGGAACAAATCTGTTTTTTATTTGCCGGTGCAGTTTATGAAATAGAATTGAACGATGATCAGATATCCTGCGAACCGGGAGTCTGTGACCTCGTATTTACGGATGGTACGCTTACTGCAATCAAGACAAAACAGGATTTTATACAGGGGCAGATGTTGTCTTATGATGATTCTGAGATTGAGATAGAAGATTATGGAAGAATCCACCATAATGGAAAACTTCCGGTTTATCAGACTTATGGCGATGTGTCTGAAAAATCGATATCGGATGTTGTTTTAGGTAACATGGATGTTGCTTATGTAACAGCAGGGAAGGAAGTCTGTGCGATCCTTATTCTACAGCCTGCTGATATAAAAAATATCCGGGTTCTTCTTTTAGCGGATGATGGTACAAATGTCCGGAAAGATATATATTTAAAATGTTCTGTGAAAGCTGTAGTGACCTGTGGCGATGAAACAAAAAATACAGAACCGGATGAACTTCTTCACCCTGCGGATGCATTGACAGATACCTCTGGAAAAACTTATGTTTTGAAGCCGGAAACGGAAGATGGACGGATCTATCTGTGTGACCAGAATGGGACAGCTACGTCAAATGGCTATTTTGGAACGATCGAGGTGAGAAATACAGAGAATGGGTATACGGTCGTGAATGAGCTGCCATTAGAAGAATATTTATCTGCGGTTGTGCCAAGTGAAATGCCGTCAAATTTTTCGGCAGAGGCATTAAAGGCACAGGCGGTATGTGCGCGCAGTTACGCTTATATACAGCTTATGCGGGCAGATCTTGCGGCATACGGAGCGCATATCAATGACAGTACATCTTATCAGGTTTACAATAAAGTGGAGCAGACCAAGGAGTCCGTTGCGGCTGTCGATGCAACATGTGATCAGGTGATGACCTGGATGGGAAAGGTTGTGGAGGCATATTATTTCTCTACATCAATGGGGTATACAGATACGGCAGAAATCTGGAATGTGGATGATCCTGCTGATTATGGATATCTGAAAAAAACATGTTTAAATCAGACGGATGCCGGGATGGACTTATCGGATGAAACAACATTTACCCGGTATATTAAGGGCAACGCGGATGGATATGATAGTGATATCCGTTATTACAGGTGGTCTGCAACAGCAGATTTATCGGATAAAACGGAACAGGTAAATGAGATCTTATCAGCAAGACATTCCATTTCACCCCAAAATGTGTTATATTATGAATCTGACGGCACAACAGAGATGGATGTTTCTGATGCCGGAAAGAAAATGGGAGACATTACCGGAATGTCAGTGGAAGCAAGAAGTGGTTCCGGTTCGATCCTTACATTGAATCTTGCTTATGAACATGGTGTTGTAAAAGTAAAGACAGAATACAATATTCGTAAGATTCTTGGCTGTATGATCGAAAAAATAGTCTATGCAGATGCAACGGAATCAGAAAATATGACGATGCTGCCAAGTGCATTTTCAACGATCGAAAAGCAGGAAGACGGAACCTATCTGTTATCCGGCGGGGGTTATGGTCATGGACTTGGCATGAGCCAGAATGGCGCAAATGGAATGGCAAAAGCCGGTATGAATTATCTGGATATCTTAAATTATTTTTATCAGGATATTAAAATAGAGACAATCGGAGAGATGGAAGGAAAAAAGACATTATGA
- a CDS encoding YihY/virulence factor BrkB family protein, with protein MIWKIIGNVMSFMGKCKRDKINAYSAQSAFFIILSLIPFLMVFSSLLQYTSVTEGTLLKIIERVMPEYIAPFLISLIDEVYNRSVGIISITAIAAIWSAAKGVQYMTDGLNSVNDLEETRNWFVLRLWAVVYTVVFVIAIIFTLLVIIFGNSLQKLASQYIPLLRHAVDLLSHFRGLVMLAMLILFFDIIFTALPNKKLTFKSQLPGAAICGVAWYVFSIGVSIYVDYFNGFSMYGSLTTIALIMLWLYFCMYIMMMSAEVNVIFNDSIRKWLLKEKEKKKRKNS; from the coding sequence ATGATCTGGAAGATTATAGGAAATGTCATGTCATTTATGGGAAAATGTAAACGGGATAAGATCAACGCATATTCTGCGCAGTCAGCTTTTTTTATTATATTATCGCTGATCCCGTTTCTCATGGTTTTTTCGTCCCTGTTACAGTATACATCTGTGACGGAGGGGACACTTTTAAAAATTATAGAAAGAGTTATGCCGGAATACATAGCACCGTTTCTTATTTCCCTGATCGATGAGGTGTATAACAGATCTGTGGGCATTATTTCCATTACAGCGATCGCGGCTATCTGGTCTGCGGCAAAGGGAGTACAATATATGACCGATGGACTTAATTCTGTCAATGACCTTGAAGAGACAAGAAACTGGTTTGTGCTGCGCCTCTGGGCAGTCGTTTATACAGTAGTGTTTGTGATCGCGATTATATTTACGCTGCTTGTAATTATTTTTGGAAATTCGCTTCAGAAACTGGCATCGCAGTATATTCCGTTACTGCGGCATGCTGTGGATCTGCTGTCACATTTTCGAGGTCTGGTCATGTTAGCAATGCTGATCCTTTTCTTTGATATAATCTTCACTGCACTGCCGAATAAAAAGCTGACCTTTAAAAGCCAGCTTCCGGGAGCTGCGATCTGCGGAGTGGCATGGTATGTTTTTTCTATTGGTGTATCTATATATGTGGATTATTTTAATGGTTTTTCCATGTATGGAAGCCTGACAACGATCGCACTTATCATGTTGTGGCTTTATTTCTGCATGTATATCATGATGATGTCGGCGGAAGTAAACGTTATTTTCAATGACAGTATCCGGAAGTGGTTGCTCAAAGAGAAAGAGAAGAAAAAAAGAAAAAACTCTTGA
- the pheS gene encoding phenylalanine--tRNA ligase subunit alpha, with protein MKEKLQKIREDAIRQIEASGDLSKLNDVRVAVLGKKGELTAVLKSMKDVSPEERPLVGQLVNETRESIEKILDETKKKLEAAELDAKLRREVIDVTLPAKKNNVGHRHPNTIALEEVERIFTGMGYEVVEGPEVEYDYYNFEALNIPANHPAKDEQDTFYINDKIVLRTQTSPVQVREMEKGKLPIRMIAPGRVFRADEVDATHSPSFHQIEGLVVDKNITFSDLKGTLAEFAKQLFGQDTKVKFRPHHFPFTEPSAEMDVTCFKCGGKGCRFCKGEGWIEILGCGMVHPRVLRMSGIDPEEYSGFAFGIGLERIALLKYEIDDMRLLYENDQRFLNQF; from the coding sequence ATGAAAGAAAAATTGCAGAAAATCAGAGAAGATGCGATCCGTCAGATCGAGGCATCCGGCGATCTGTCAAAATTGAATGATGTGCGTGTTGCAGTTCTTGGAAAAAAAGGAGAACTGACCGCCGTATTAAAGAGTATGAAAGATGTCAGTCCGGAAGAACGTCCATTAGTCGGACAGCTTGTCAATGAGACAAGAGAGAGCATCGAAAAGATCTTAGATGAAACAAAGAAAAAATTAGAGGCAGCAGAGTTAGATGCAAAACTCCGCAGAGAAGTTATTGATGTGACACTTCCTGCAAAGAAAAATAATGTCGGACACCGTCATCCAAATACGATCGCATTAGAAGAAGTAGAGCGCATCTTTACCGGAATGGGATACGAAGTAGTAGAAGGACCGGAAGTAGAGTACGATTATTATAACTTTGAGGCACTTAATATCCCGGCAAACCATCCGGCAAAAGACGAACAGGATACTTTCTATATCAATGACAAGATCGTACTTCGTACACAGACATCTCCGGTACAGGTCCGCGAGATGGAAAAAGGAAAACTCCCGATCCGTATGATCGCACCGGGCCGTGTATTCCGTGCAGATGAGGTAGATGCGACACATTCTCCGTCTTTCCATCAGATCGAAGGACTTGTTGTTGACAAAAACATTACGTTTTCTGATTTAAAGGGAACACTTGCAGAGTTTGCAAAACAGTTATTTGGGCAGGACACAAAGGTAAAATTCCGTCCGCATCACTTCCCATTTACAGAACCGTCCGCAGAGATGGATGTAACCTGTTTTAAATGTGGCGGTAAAGGATGCCGTTTCTGTAAAGGAGAAGGCTGGATCGAGATCTTAGGCTGTGGTATGGTACATCCGCGTGTACTGCGCATGAGCGGTATTGATCCGGAAGAATACTCAGGATTTGCATTCGGTATCGGATTAGAGCGTATTGCACTGCTCAAATATGAGATCGACGATATGCGTCTGCTCTATGAAAATGATCAGAGATTTTTAAATCAGTTCTAG
- the pheT gene encoding phenylalanine--tRNA ligase subunit beta: MNTSLKWIKDLVPGLDCTPQEYMDAMTLSGSKVEGYENMDEDLDKIVIGQVKSIEKHPDADKLVICQVDIGTETIQIVTGAPNVTEGCKVPVVLDGGKVAGGHDGSKTEGGIKIKKGKLRGVESNGMMCSIEELGSNRDMFPLAPENGLYILPEDAPVGENAVSYLGLDDTVVEYEITSNRVDCFSILGIAREAAATFGKEFVPPVVPETGNNEDVNDYIKVSVKDDKLCSRYTARVVKNIKIAPSPEWMQCRLRAQGIRPINNIVDITNYVMEEYGQPMHAYDLDTIEDREIVVRRAAKGEQFVTLDGQERTLDDSVLMICDGKKAIGIAGIMGGENSMITDNVKTMLFEAACFDGTNIRLSGRKIGLRTDASAKFEKGLDPNTAIEAMNRACQLIEELGAGEVVGGVVDVYPNVKGDKRIPFEPEKYNKLLGTDIAKETMLAYFSKIDLGYDPASNEVIVPSWRQDLECDADLAEEVARFFGYDKIPTTLPSGEATTGKLTFKLRIEAVAREIAEFCGFSQGMTYSFESPKVYDKLLLPQDSPLRKAVVISNPLGEDFSIMRTVSLNGMLTSLSTNFNRRNKNVRLYELGNIYLPKQVPVTELPEERMQFTLGMYGEGDFFTMKGVIEEFLYKAGMKLKPEYDPESGKPFLHPGRQANVVYDGTVIGYLGEVHPTVAANYAIKERVYVAVLDMPEIVSRASFDHKYEGIAKFPAATRDISMVVPKKVLAGDIEKIFDEKGGQFLEKYDLFDIYEGAQIKPGYKSIAYSLSFRAKDRNLEDADITGAMDRIVNALERVGAELRK; this comes from the coding sequence ATGAATACTTCATTAAAATGGATCAAAGATTTAGTTCCTGGTCTTGACTGTACACCACAGGAATATATGGATGCCATGACTTTATCCGGCTCTAAAGTAGAAGGATATGAGAACATGGATGAGGATCTTGATAAAATTGTGATCGGACAGGTAAAGAGCATTGAAAAACATCCGGATGCAGATAAACTTGTCATCTGTCAGGTAGATATCGGAACAGAGACGATCCAGATCGTAACAGGAGCTCCAAATGTAACTGAAGGCTGCAAAGTGCCGGTCGTATTAGATGGCGGAAAAGTTGCAGGCGGTCATGACGGAAGCAAGACTGAGGGCGGTATTAAGATCAAAAAAGGAAAACTGCGCGGTGTGGAGTCAAACGGTATGATGTGCTCGATCGAGGAACTCGGTTCTAACAGAGATATGTTCCCGCTTGCACCGGAAAATGGTTTATATATTCTGCCGGAAGATGCTCCGGTCGGAGAAAATGCAGTAAGTTATCTGGGATTGGATGATACGGTTGTTGAGTATGAGATCACTTCAAACCGTGTAGACTGTTTTTCCATTCTTGGTATTGCGCGAGAAGCTGCAGCTACATTCGGAAAAGAATTTGTTCCTCCGGTTGTGCCAGAAACAGGTAACAATGAAGATGTCAACGATTACATCAAAGTATCTGTAAAGGATGACAAACTCTGCTCCCGTTACACCGCAAGAGTTGTAAAGAATATCAAGATCGCACCGTCACCGGAATGGATGCAGTGCAGACTGCGTGCGCAGGGAATCCGCCCGATCAATAACATTGTAGATATCACAAACTATGTGATGGAAGAGTATGGACAGCCGATGCATGCCTATGACCTTGACACGATCGAGGATAGAGAGATCGTTGTGAGACGCGCTGCAAAGGGTGAGCAGTTTGTGACTTTAGACGGTCAGGAACGCACTTTAGATGATTCTGTACTGATGATCTGTGATGGAAAGAAAGCCATCGGTATTGCAGGTATCATGGGTGGAGAAAATTCCATGATCACAGACAATGTAAAAACAATGCTGTTTGAGGCTGCATGTTTCGATGGAACAAACATCCGTCTGTCCGGAAGAAAGATCGGTCTGCGTACCGATGCTTCCGCAAAATTTGAAAAAGGATTAGATCCGAATACAGCGATCGAAGCAATGAACCGTGCATGCCAGCTCATCGAGGAGCTTGGTGCCGGAGAAGTTGTCGGCGGCGTTGTGGATGTTTACCCGAATGTCAAAGGGGATAAACGTATTCCATTCGAGCCGGAGAAATACAACAAACTTCTTGGAACGGACATTGCAAAAGAGACAATGCTGGCTTATTTCTCAAAGATCGACCTCGGCTATGATCCGGCTTCGAATGAAGTGATCGTTCCATCCTGGAGACAGGACTTAGAGTGTGACGCCGACCTTGCAGAGGAAGTGGCAAGATTCTTCGGTTATGACAAGATTCCGACCACACTGCCAAGCGGTGAAGCTACCACAGGAAAACTTACCTTCAAACTCCGTATTGAGGCAGTAGCAAGAGAGATCGCAGAGTTCTGCGGATTTTCACAGGGGATGACGTATTCCTTTGAGAGCCCGAAAGTATACGATAAATTATTATTGCCACAGGATTCACCGCTCCGCAAAGCGGTTGTGATCAGCAATCCGCTCGGAGAGGATTTCTCTATCATGAGAACGGTTTCCTTAAATGGTATGCTGACATCACTTTCCACAAACTTTAACCGCAGAAATAAAAATGTGCGTTTATACGAGCTTGGAAATATTTATCTGCCAAAACAGGTACCTGTAACAGAGCTGCCGGAAGAGCGCATGCAGTTTACACTTGGTATGTACGGAGAGGGTGACTTCTTTACCATGAAAGGTGTGATCGAGGAATTTCTCTACAAAGCAGGCATGAAGCTGAAACCGGAATATGATCCAGAATCCGGAAAACCGTTCTTACATCCGGGACGTCAGGCAAATGTTGTCTATGATGGTACCGTGATCGGTTATCTCGGAGAGGTTCATCCGACGGTTGCTGCAAATTATGCGATCAAAGAGCGTGTTTATGTGGCAGTACTAGATATGCCGGAGATCGTATCCCGCGCATCTTTCGACCACAAGTATGAAGGAATCGCTAAATTCCCGGCTGCAACCAGAGACATTTCCATGGTTGTTCCGAAGAAAGTGCTTGCCGGTGATATTGAGAAGATTTTTGATGAAAAAGGCGGCCAGTTCTTAGAGAAATATGATCTGTTTGATATCTATGAGGGAGCACAGATCAAACCGGGATATAAATCAATCGCATATTCTTTATCTTTCCGTGCAAAGGACAGAAACTTAGAGGATGCCGATATTACCGGTGCAATGGATAGGATTGTAAATGCACTTGAGCGTGTCGGTGCTGAATTAAGAAAATAA
- the queA gene encoding tRNA preQ1(34) S-adenosylmethionine ribosyltransferase-isomerase QueA, whose protein sequence is MDVKDFYYDLPQELIAQDPLEDRSSSRLMVLDKNTGEVTHRVFKDITDYLRPGDCLVINNTKVIPARLYGVKEGTQAKIEILLLKRKENDIWETLVKPGKKCKVGTKIIFGEGLLIGEVIDIVEEGNRLIQFHYEGIFEEILDQLGQMPLPPYITHQLQDKNRYQTVYAKYDGSAAAPTAGLHFTPELLNKVREMGVEIAEVTLHVGLGTFRPVKETDVLKHHMHSEFYRIEQSQADKINHAKETGHRVIAVGTTSTRTLEAASDENGFLRETSGWTEIFIYPGYQFKVIDSLITNFHLPESTLVMLVSALAGREHVLSAYEIAVKEKYRFFSFGDAMLITDTTV, encoded by the coding sequence ATGGATGTAAAAGATTTTTATTATGACCTGCCACAGGAACTGATCGCACAGGACCCGTTAGAGGACCGTTCCAGTTCGCGGCTGATGGTATTGGATAAAAATACCGGTGAAGTGACACATCGTGTTTTTAAGGATATTACAGATTATTTAAGACCGGGAGATTGTCTGGTTATTAATAATACGAAGGTAATACCTGCAAGACTTTATGGAGTAAAAGAGGGCACACAGGCAAAGATCGAGATTCTTTTATTAAAACGTAAAGAGAATGATATCTGGGAAACACTTGTAAAACCAGGAAAAAAATGTAAAGTTGGAACAAAGATCATTTTTGGCGAAGGACTGCTGATCGGTGAGGTTATTGATATTGTTGAAGAGGGAAACCGGCTGATCCAGTTTCATTATGAAGGGATTTTTGAGGAAATCTTAGACCAGCTTGGACAGATGCCGCTGCCGCCTTATATCACACATCAGCTTCAGGATAAAAACCGTTATCAGACGGTATATGCAAAATATGATGGTTCCGCCGCCGCACCGACAGCAGGACTCCATTTTACACCGGAGCTTTTAAATAAAGTACGGGAAATGGGTGTGGAGATTGCAGAAGTAACACTTCATGTAGGACTCGGTACTTTTCGTCCGGTCAAAGAAACAGATGTTCTGAAACACCATATGCATTCTGAATTTTACCGGATCGAGCAGTCACAGGCAGATAAGATCAATCATGCAAAGGAAACCGGACATCGTGTCATTGCAGTAGGAACTACCAGTACACGTACTTTGGAGGCAGCTTCGGATGAGAATGGTTTCCTGCGCGAGACAAGCGGGTGGACAGAGATTTTTATTTATCCGGGGTATCAGTTTAAAGTCATTGATTCTCTGATCACGAATTTTCATCTGCCGGAGTCTACACTTGTGATGTTAGTTTCTGCGTTAGCAGGCAGAGAGCATGTGTTAAGCGCATATGAGATTGCGGTAAAAGAAAAATACCGTTTCTTTAGTTTTGGGGATGCTATGCTGATCACAGATACCACAGTTTAG
- a CDS encoding PilZ domain-containing protein: protein MEEKRHHKRLKIDVSIQLERLTEDGTTTYDYTQVEVTDVSRGGIGFLSNEPLEVGGYYNTKIQIWTKEVFDAVIEIVRKQKLEDGTDKYGATFIGMSDTDAIKIDIYQVFREA, encoded by the coding sequence ATGGAAGAAAAAAGACATCATAAGCGTTTAAAGATCGACGTTTCCATCCAGTTAGAACGTCTGACAGAAGATGGAACAACGACATATGATTATACGCAGGTCGAAGTTACGGATGTTTCGCGTGGTGGAATCGGCTTTTTGTCCAACGAACCTTTGGAAGTTGGGGGATATTATAATACTAAGATCCAGATATGGACGAAAGAAGTGTTCGATGCGGTCATCGAAATCGTGCGTAAACAGAAACTGGAGGATGGAACAGACAAATATGGAGCAACTTTTATAGGCATGTCCGACACGGATGCGATAAAAATTGATATTTATCAGGTGTTTCGTGAAGCATAA